Genomic DNA from Streptomyces sp. PCS3-D2:
CGTCGGCGTGCAGCCGCGCGAGCAGGGAGGGGACCAGGTCCACCTTGGTGTCGATGGGGTTGTTGTACGCGACCACGGGCAGCCCGGCGCGGGCGACCTCGGCGTAGTGGGCGCGTACGGTCTCCTCGTCCGCGCGGAAGGCGTTGGGCGGCAGCAGGAGCACGGAGCCGGCGCCGGCCTCGGCGGCCTGCTCGGCCCAGCGGCGGGCCTCGGCGCTGCCGTAGGCGGCGACGCCGGGCATCACGCGGGCGCCGTCGCCGGCGGCCTCGACGGCGGTACGCACGACGCGCGCCCGCTCCTCGTCGGTGAGGGTCTGGTACTCCCCGAGGGAGCCGTTGGGGACCACGCCGTCGCAGCCTCCCTCGATCAGCCAGGCCACGTGCTCGGCGTAGGCGTCGTAGTCGACGGTGAGGTCCTCGCGCAGGGGGAGCGCGGTGGCGACCATGATTCCGTGCCAGGGACGGGTGCGGGGCGCGGGGGTGTGCGCGTGGGTCATGAGAGGCTCCCTAGTGTGGTGTGTGACATTTTACTAGTGGGTGCGGTGCGGCCACAAGGGCCACGCCACCCCCGATCAGCGGTCGGTGGCGGGAAGTCCGGCGAGGTCGCGCAGCGGGACCGGACAGGAGAGGGGACGGCGGTCCGCGGCGGGTTCCCCTCCGGCCAGGGCGGCGACGGCCGGACCGCACATGCGGCCCTGGCACCAACCCATGCCGGCCCGGGTGAGGAGTTTGACCGTACGGGCGTCCCGCGCCCCGAGGTCACCGGCCGCCTCGCGGATCCGGCCGGCCGGGACCTCCTCGCAGCGGCACACCACGGCATCGTCCCGGAGCCAGCCGGTCCAGCCCGCGCCCGGCCGGTGGGCCGCGGCCATCGCGTCGGCGAAGGCGCGCAGCCGGTCGCGGCGGCGGGCGAGGCAGGTCAGGCGGGCCCCGTCGCCCGGGGCCGGCCGCCCCGGGCGCAGCGCCGCCGCGACGGAGTGCGCGGCCAGCTCGCCTTCGGCCAGGGCCAGCTGGGCACCGCCGATGCCGCCGGTCTCCCCCGCGGACCAGATGCCGGGGACCGAGGTGCGCTGCCCGGCGTCGACCTCCAGGGCGACGGTGCCGTCGAGGCCGGTCCGGGTGGCGCACCCGAGTCCGGTGGCGAGTTCGAGCTGGGGCACGAGCCCGTGGCCGACGGCGAGCGCGTCACAGGGGATCCGGCGGGCGGTGCCGGGCAGCGGACGCCAGTCGCGGTCGAGTCGGGACACGGTGACGGCCTCGATCCGGCCGGTGCCGTGGGCCTGCGTGACGGCGTGCCGGGTCAGCAGCCGGACGTGGCCACGGGCCAGGGCTCCCCCGTAGGCGGCGGCCTCGACGAGCTTGCCGGGATTGCGCAGCAGCGCGGGCACCTGACCCGCGTACGCGGTGTAGGCGGCGGCCTCCACCACGGCGGGCACGGCGGCTCCGGCGGCGGCGAGGGACCCGGCCACCGCGAGCAGGAGCGGACCACTGCCGGCGACCACCACGCGCCGGCCCGGCAGCACCAGTCCGCCCTTGAGCATGGCCTGCGCCCCACCGGCCCCGACCACTCCGGGCAGCGTCCAGCCGGGGAAGGGCAGTTGGCGCTCGTAGGCGCCGGTGGCGACGAGCACGGCGCGGGCCGCGACCGCCGCGGCCCGCTCGTCGGGGGCGTGGCCGGCGACGGCGTGCAGGGTCCAGCCGCCCTCTCGCGGTGCCACCGTCCACACGTGATGGAGCGGCAGGTAGACGATCCGGCCGGCCGACTCGTGGGCGCGCAGGGCGGCCGCGCGGGCCGTGAACTCGGCCCAGCCGTGGTGCAGGGCCTCGGGGCGGGCGGCACCGAGGCCCGGTGCGGGGTGGCGGTAGTACTGCCCGCCGGGGGCGTCGCCCGCGTCGAGGAGGGCCACTCGGAGTCCGAGCCCGGCGGCGGTGACGGCCGCGGCCAGTCCGGCCGGCCCGGCCCCGACCACGGCCAGGTCGACCGGCTCGGCACCGCCCGGCGCGCCGGACCCGGCAGACCCGGCGGACGCGGCGGACGCAGACGGCTGTGCGGACGGCTCCGGGGGCCGGGACGGACCGGCGGACCCGGACGGCTGTGCGGATCCGGGCCGGCCCCCGGCGCGGGGCGGCTCGGCGGGGTCAGACGGCGAGGTCGGCATGGCCGGTTCCCTCCTGGGTGGTGACGGCGTCGCCGGGCCGGGCGGGGACCAGGCAGGCGCGCTGGTTCGGGCGGCCGTTGACGGTGACGAGGCAGTCGTAGCAGCTGCCGATCCCACAGAAGGCGCCGCGCGGCGCGCCGCCCTCCCGGGTGGTGCGCCAGGCGAGGATCCCGGCGGCCCAGAGCACCGCGGCGACGCTCTGGCCGGGCAGGGCGGGCAGTTCACGGCCGTCGAAGGTGATCTCGTACGCGGCCGCCGGGCTGCCGCCGACCAGCGAGCGGGGGCTGCGCATCAGGAGTGCTCCTCGGGGGTGTCGGCGGGGATCGGGCCGGCGCCGAAGCGGTCCGGGCGGAAGGGGTGGGCGGGCAGCGGGGGTTCGGCCCCCGTCAGCGCGGCGGCGATCATCAGCCCGGTGGCCGGGGCCAGGCCGATGCCGGCGCCCTCGTGGCCGCAGGCGTGCAGCAGTCCGGGGCGGCGGGGGTCCGGGCCGATCGCCGGGAGGTGGTCGGGCAGGTAGGGGCGGAAGCCGTGGTAGGTGCGCAGGACCCGCACGCCGGACAGGACGGGGAAGAGCTCCGCGGCCTGGGAGGCCAGCCGGCGCAGCGCCTCGGTCGACAGGCTCCGGTCGAAGCCGACCCGCTCACGGGTGGCGCCGATCAGGACCGGTCCCGAGGGGGTGCCCTCCACCACGGCCGAGGACTGCAGGGCGGCGGAGCCGCTGGCGACGTCCGCGATGTAGTCGGCCGCGTAGACCTTGTGCCGGACCACTCGCGGCAGCGGTTCGGTCACCAGGACGAAGCCGCGGCGCGGGAGGACGGGCAGGTCGGTGCCGGCCAGCGAGGCGATGTGCCCGCCCCAGGTGCCGGCCGCGTTCACCACGGCGGGGGCCCGGAGTTCGCGGCGGGGGGTGCGGACGCCTCGCACGACGCCGCGGTCCAGCAGGACCTCCGTCACCTCCTCGCCGAGGTACGCCGCGGCGCCCGAGGCGGCCAGCAGCCGGGCCGCGGCCTGCGCCGGCTGGACCTGCGCGTCCTGCGGGTAGTGGAATCCCCCTGCCAGGTCCGGGGCCAGGTGGGGCTCCAGGTCGTGCAGGGCGTGCGCGGGGACCTCGACCGCGTCGACCCCGGCCGCGCGCTGGCCCTCGGCGAAGCTCCGCAGGGCCTTCACGGTGGCCTCGTCCGGGGCGACGACGAGCCCGCCCTTGGGCTCGTACTCGACCTCCCGCGGGAGGACCTCGGCCAGTTGCGTCCACAACCGCGCGGAGAGCAGGGCGAGGTCGAGTTCGGGGCCCGCCTCCTTGTCGGAGACGAGCAGGTTGCCTTCGCCGGCGCCGGTGGTGCCGCCCGCGACGGGACCGCGGTCGACGACGGCCACGGAGAGTCCGGCGCGGGCCGCGTAGTAGGCGCAGGCCGCTCCGACGACGCCGGCACCGATGATCACGACGTCCAGAGGATGTCTCTTGAGCACGACAGTAATATGTCACATTCTTTAGTGCCTGCCCAGACCGGTCCCGCGCCCCCCTCGGGCGCGGGACCGGTCCGGTACCCGTCAGCTGCGCAGCGGCCCCTCACAGCTGTAGCTCGACGTCGCGGCGACCTTGTTGCTCCAGATCTCCGGCGGACCGAAGGAGCAGTTCATGTCGGCGAGGTTGTTGGAGGCGGCGCCCGCCCGGTCGAGGATGAAGTAGTCGACCGTCTCCGACATGTCCTTGAAGTTCTGGTCGTCGCTGCGCCAGTTCTTCAGGTTCGCGGTGATCCGGCCCGTGCAGGTGAAGCGGCGCTTGCCCGGGTCGCCGTTCTCCACGCAGTCCGGGGTGTTGTAGGTGGCCGCGGCGAAGGACGACTTCACCGAGGCGAGCGCCGAGTCGCGCAGCTGATCGTTGGGGGTGAAGGAGGTGTTCGGCACGAAGAGCTGATCGACCTTGGCGATCTGGGCGTCCAGGAAGCGGTCGTAGTCGCGCTGGAGGTAGGTGTCGGCCCCCATCCGGTGGCGCCAGGCGTCGTACGCCGCGACGTCGTCGGCGCGCAGGTGGGTGTACATCTCGCGCAACAGCGAGGGCTTCTCGGTCCACAGGAACTCGAAGAAGGTGCCGGCGTAGCTGTAGAAGCGGAAGCCGTCGCCGGCGTAGGTGGCGTTCAGCAGCTGCTCGACGGTCATGCGCGGGCCGCCGCCGGCCGTGTCGCTGATGATGCTCTTCACCAGGGACTTGCGGACGGCGATGCCGTTGTCGCGGGTGGCGCCGTCGAAGAACTCGGCCGTGCCCTCGTCCATGGCGGTCGTGCGGTCGCTCTCGTACCAGGGGCCCTGGCCGAAGAAGCCGGGGACGGCGAAGCGGCCGTTGAGGTAGTGCGTGTACTCGTGACGGAAGAGCTCCTCAAGGGTGAGGGAGGAGTCCTGCGGGACGCGGCGCTGGTAGGTGTA
This window encodes:
- a CDS encoding dihydrodipicolinate synthase family protein: MTHAHTPAPRTRPWHGIMVATALPLREDLTVDYDAYAEHVAWLIEGGCDGVVPNGSLGEYQTLTDEERARVVRTAVEAAGDGARVMPGVAAYGSAEARRWAEQAAEAGAGSVLLLPPNAFRADEETVRAHYAEVARAGLPVVAYNNPIDTKVDLVPSLLARLHADGSIVAVKEFSGDVRRAYEIAELAPGLDLLIGADDVLLELALAGAVGWIAGYPNALPRSCATLYRAAVAGDLETALPLYKSLHSLLRWDSKTEFVQAIKLSMDLAGRPGGATRPPRFPLTGDTEAAVRAATEKALAEGLN
- a CDS encoding NAD(P)/FAD-dependent oxidoreductase → MPTSPSDPAEPPRAGGRPGSAQPSGSAGPSRPPEPSAQPSASAASAGSAGSGAPGGAEPVDLAVVGAGPAGLAAAVTAAGLGLRVALLDAGDAPGGQYYRHPAPGLGAARPEALHHGWAEFTARAAALRAHESAGRIVYLPLHHVWTVAPREGGWTLHAVAGHAPDERAAAVAARAVLVATGAYERQLPFPGWTLPGVVGAGGAQAMLKGGLVLPGRRVVVAGSGPLLLAVAGSLAAAGAAVPAVVEAAAYTAYAGQVPALLRNPGKLVEAAAYGGALARGHVRLLTRHAVTQAHGTGRIEAVTVSRLDRDWRPLPGTARRIPCDALAVGHGLVPQLELATGLGCATRTGLDGTVALEVDAGQRTSVPGIWSAGETGGIGGAQLALAEGELAAHSVAAALRPGRPAPGDGARLTCLARRRDRLRAFADAMAAAHRPGAGWTGWLRDDAVVCRCEEVPAGRIREAAGDLGARDARTVKLLTRAGMGWCQGRMCGPAVAALAGGEPAADRRPLSCPVPLRDLAGLPATDR
- a CDS encoding (2Fe-2S)-binding protein, whose translation is MRSPRSLVGGSPAAAYEITFDGRELPALPGQSVAAVLWAAGILAWRTTREGGAPRGAFCGIGSCYDCLVTVNGRPNQRACLVPARPGDAVTTQEGTGHADLAV
- a CDS encoding FAD-binding oxidoreductase; protein product: MLKRHPLDVVIIGAGVVGAACAYYAARAGLSVAVVDRGPVAGGTTGAGEGNLLVSDKEAGPELDLALLSARLWTQLAEVLPREVEYEPKGGLVVAPDEATVKALRSFAEGQRAAGVDAVEVPAHALHDLEPHLAPDLAGGFHYPQDAQVQPAQAAARLLAASGAAAYLGEEVTEVLLDRGVVRGVRTPRRELRAPAVVNAAGTWGGHIASLAGTDLPVLPRRGFVLVTEPLPRVVRHKVYAADYIADVASGSAALQSSAVVEGTPSGPVLIGATRERVGFDRSLSTEALRRLASQAAELFPVLSGVRVLRTYHGFRPYLPDHLPAIGPDPRRPGLLHACGHEGAGIGLAPATGLMIAAALTGAEPPLPAHPFRPDRFGAGPIPADTPEEHS